The Bacillus xiapuensis genome window below encodes:
- the lgt gene encoding prolipoprotein diacylglyceryl transferase: protein MEGYPLNPIAMDLGPLQVHWYGLIIGAGIALGYYLAKKEGRRLGLPKDTFADLLIWAIPISIICARIYYVLFQWEYYSQHPGDIIKIWNGGIAIHGALIGAVATAIVYSRAKNISFWKLADIAAPSLLLGQAIGRWGNFVNQEAYGEEVTRSFLEGLALPDFIINQMYIDGQYYHPTFLYESIWNFLGFILLIGLRRAPLKRGELFLTYVIWYSAGRFFVEGLRTDSLMLGSLRMAQVVSISLIIAAAVIFIVRRKTKAAQVPYNETGKQ, encoded by the coding sequence ATGGAAGGTTATCCGCTAAATCCGATTGCAATGGATCTGGGGCCGCTTCAGGTCCATTGGTATGGACTGATTATCGGCGCTGGGATCGCGCTCGGCTATTACTTAGCAAAAAAAGAAGGGCGGCGCTTGGGACTGCCGAAAGATACATTTGCCGACCTATTAATCTGGGCTATTCCGATTTCTATCATTTGTGCGCGCATTTATTATGTTCTGTTTCAATGGGAATACTATTCGCAGCACCCGGGGGATATTATTAAAATATGGAATGGCGGCATTGCTATTCATGGCGCGCTCATCGGTGCTGTGGCAACGGCTATCGTCTATTCGCGGGCGAAAAATATTTCCTTCTGGAAGCTTGCAGATATTGCAGCGCCCAGCTTGCTGCTCGGTCAGGCTATAGGTCGCTGGGGAAATTTCGTCAACCAAGAGGCGTATGGCGAGGAAGTGACGCGATCGTTTTTAGAAGGCTTAGCGCTGCCGGACTTTATCATCAATCAAATGTACATAGACGGCCAGTACTATCATCCGACATTTCTTTATGAATCCATCTGGAACTTCCTTGGATTTATTCTTTTAATCGGATTAAGGAGAGCACCTTTAAAGCGCGGTGAACTCTTTTTAACCTATGTGATCTGGTATTCCGCCGGCCGCTTTTTTGTTGAAGGGCTGCGCACTGACAGTCTGATGCTTGGATCTCTGCGAATGGCACAAGTGGTTTCGATCAGCTTAATTATCGCAGCGGCCGTGATCTTCATCGTTCGCCGTAAGACGAAAGCGGCTCAAGTTCCGTACAACGAGACTGGAAAGCAGTAA
- the ppaX gene encoding pyrophosphatase PpaX, giving the protein MKNLTTLLFDLDGTLINTNELIISSFLHTLHHYYPNRYKREDVYPFMGPTLVETFSNIDPERTEEMVQRYRAYNLANHDALVTQFDGVFETVRTLKENDYKLAIVSTKMRDTVIKGLKLTNLYPFFDVIVALDDVKHPKPHPEPLQKALNALGSKPEEALMIGDNYHDINGGKNAGTKTAGVSWSVKGKEFLQSFHPDYMLDSMADLLDILEIGTAGR; this is encoded by the coding sequence ATGAAGAACTTGACTACTTTATTGTTTGATTTAGATGGAACATTAATCAACACGAATGAATTGATTATTTCTTCTTTTTTGCACACACTCCATCATTATTATCCGAACCGGTATAAGCGGGAGGATGTCTACCCGTTTATGGGGCCAACACTTGTCGAGACGTTTTCCAACATCGACCCGGAGCGCACGGAAGAAATGGTTCAGCGGTACAGAGCCTATAATTTAGCGAATCATGATGCGCTCGTCACGCAGTTTGACGGCGTATTTGAAACGGTTCGCACATTGAAAGAAAATGATTACAAGCTGGCGATTGTTTCCACGAAGATGCGGGATACAGTCATAAAAGGATTGAAGCTGACGAATCTCTATCCTTTTTTTGACGTGATCGTGGCGCTCGATGATGTGAAGCATCCGAAGCCGCATCCCGAACCGCTGCAAAAAGCGCTGAACGCTCTCGGATCCAAGCCGGAGGAGGCGCTGATGATCGGTGACAATTACCATGATATCAACGGCGGGAAAAATGCCGGCACGAAGACAGCGGGCGTATCCTGGTCAGTGAAAGGGAAGGAGTTCCTGCAATCCTTTCACCCGGATTATATGCTGGATTCGATGGCGGATCTTTTGGATATTTTAGAAATAGGAACGGCCGGCAGATGA
- a CDS encoding nucleoside recognition domain-containing protein, with protein MRETLKNGLVAGGKTTWNLGKIIFPITLLVTVLQFTPLLPWVMELISPVMRIFGLSGDASIPLVLGNFLNLYAGIGAMLSLDLTVKEVFILAVMLSFSHNLLIESSVAAQVGVRISLMIAVRLGLAALSAIVIHLIWKGGGEAAQFGMAPPQSAARDGWADILLLGLEKAGYGVFQLALIVIPLMVVIQLLKDLKWLDVFSRWMAPVTRMLGMRENTSTTLAAGLLFGLAFGSAVMIQAVKEDGVSRKDVTIAFIFLVACHAIVEDTLIFIPLGLTGWTLLALFLIRLTVAVLLTLVVSIIWRRVEIAQGKEATLT; from the coding sequence ATGAGGGAAACATTGAAAAACGGTTTGGTTGCTGGGGGAAAAACAACTTGGAATTTGGGGAAAATTATCTTTCCGATTACATTGCTTGTGACCGTTTTGCAGTTTACGCCGCTTTTGCCGTGGGTGATGGAATTAATCAGCCCCGTAATGCGCATTTTTGGCTTGTCGGGAGACGCATCTATTCCGCTTGTGCTCGGAAACTTCCTGAATTTATACGCAGGAATCGGCGCGATGCTGTCGCTGGATTTAACGGTCAAAGAAGTATTTATCTTAGCGGTGATGCTGTCTTTTTCACATAATTTACTGATTGAATCGAGCGTGGCAGCTCAGGTTGGGGTGAGGATTTCGCTTATGATCGCTGTCCGGCTCGGTCTGGCCGCGCTGTCGGCCATTGTCATCCATCTCATCTGGAAGGGAGGCGGGGAAGCGGCGCAGTTTGGCATGGCTCCTCCACAGTCGGCAGCTCGGGATGGGTGGGCGGATATTCTGCTGCTCGGTTTAGAGAAGGCGGGATATGGTGTTTTCCAGCTGGCGCTGATCGTTATCCCGCTAATGGTGGTCATCCAACTATTAAAGGATTTAAAGTGGCTCGATGTATTCTCCCGCTGGATGGCACCGGTGACGCGAATGCTCGGCATGAGAGAAAATACGTCGACTACGCTGGCAGCCGGCCTGTTATTTGGGCTTGCTTTTGGTTCAGCTGTTATGATTCAGGCAGTGAAAGAGGATGGCGTCAGCCGCAAGGACGTCACGATCGCATTCATCTTCTTGGTTGCCTGCCACGCGATTGTTGAGGATACGCTCATCTTTATTCCGCTTGGGCTTACAGGATGGACGCTGCTCGCTTTATTTCTCATTCGCTTGACCGTCGCTGTATTGCTTACGCTTGTCGTCTCCATCATTTGGAGACGGGTTGAAATCGCCCAAGGAAAGGAAGCCACACTGACATGA